Within Malus domestica chromosome 04, GDT2T_hap1, the genomic segment gtttttttaggaATTGGATCTTCTCCGAGGCAAAGCCTCCGGATCCTCCTGACCCACTAACATGGgtcgttggattttgatccaacggctacaattattataaattttaaaggggtccccctgtttgtagccgttagatcaaatccAACAGCCCATGTTATTGGGTCAGGAAGATCCAGAGGAtttgcctcggagaggatccaattccgttTTTTTATTCAACAAAGTACAAAAATGATAGCCATGTCATCAAATTTATTCCACTTATCATTAccatgtcatcacttaacggtcaATTTAACAGATTGACTATCGAGGGTCTAACATTGAAGCGAATTTGTAAGTTGATGTATGTCATTGCAATGTTCAAAAAATGAGGTATGAATTTCTTATGACCAAGTTGAGGGtgcaaaatgtaatttaccctaatatGTAGTATGATATTTTgcaaactatacatgttttatagCAAGTGGTTAATATTTTATTGaaacaaatgttttattaaaCCCTTATTTTTGCAaattatacgtagtatgatatTTTGCAACCTATACTAGCCGGGGTGTGTCATATGGGATACGGGTGGTGGAAATAGGGCAATGGTGGAGGGAATGGATAAAGGTGCTGTTGTGATGGTTGTGTTAATGAAGGGTTGTGAAGGATGGTCGTGAAAATGGTGGTTGAGAGGTGGGGATAATGGTGGCAAACATGGTGAAGGTGGTAGTGGCCATAGTGAGGGTAATAGGGTGGAGAATGTGGTGACGGCGATGATAGTGAAAGGTGTAGGGTTGGTGGTGGTCGTAATGGTGTAATAGTGGATGTGGTGATGAGGGTGAAATAGTGAATAGTATGGTGGTAGTGGTCATGGTAAGATTGTAGTGGTAATGTCAGTTGTGGCGATGGTAAGACAGTGGAGGTGGTCATGATGGCAAGGGTGATGGCAGAGGAGGATATGCTAGTGGCCATGGAGGTGAGGTTGATGATGGTGGAGAATATAGTAGTGGCGGGGATGGTAGTGAAAGGTGGTGGTATCAAAGATGGTGGCGGTGGTAGTGATGATGGTGAGACGGTGTAGAATGTTATGATAGTGGTGGTAACAGTGGTGAATGTAGTGGTGACATACATGATTTTATTTATTGTGTTATTAAAACTATAACTTTGTTTACTATCtaccttttattttcaattattttgaatattgTTCTTGAAAAACATAGAAAACATCAATTTGAGTTCTACGAACTTAGGCTTATTGTTTTATGCATTTTTTCGTTTTTTGAGTTTATTTTCATAAAACAGTCAACTGAACACAttttcactcattttttttatttgcaaaacaAAAATCTGTGTTACAAAATGTTAACGAACAAGCCTTAAATCAAGAATCAAATTCGATTCTTTTTCCTTACTTTCCCTATTTTTAAGTTctcgaattcattcattttgTCATTCTTGTTAAATAAACATGCTCTTCAATTTATATCTTCGGTCTAATGaactatttgattttttttataaaattgatGATATAGTATGCATAGAACTTGTAATGTGGAATAACATGAAAACCACATTTGCACtatcaatttaatgaataattagATTATCTAATAGGCAAAAGTATAAATTAATACAACCTCAAAACCATACAATGTAAGAAAAATGACATTTCATAATGTTATAAATAGgaaaaagtgagagagagagagagagagagagagagagagagagataacctttTCTAGAGATAACAGTGGAACGGGTGCAATGTATCACACAAAAGATGCAAGTAAAGAGAGGAGGCGGATATTGGTATTACTACTTTTCACTCTTGATCTGGTGTGTTGTTTGAGCATATACTGCATGCTCTCTATATAGAGCGTTTCACGTGCATAAGTCTATAAGGCAAATTAAGGCATGTTAAAAACCATGCCATACAAGTTCAAAATCATGTCATCCAACAATAGCAAATCTGATAATATAAAAACTATAAAAAGCATGTCATGAATGTTCTtagttaagatcaatgatccagcACATCCGAAATTCATGTGGTTTACCTTAAAAGATAGACATTCCAACTAtcattcatgaagataatgcagcgtGTGTTGTCGaaatgaaggaaggattcatcgagggcgataagactaaacacatatctctaagtttttcagtgcacatgagcGGAAAGGCTAAGGTTATTGAAGTTAGACAAATCCATTCCAATGAAAATTTGGCAGACCtattcaccaaatctctaccaaagtgcacgtTTCGGAAGCTTGTGCATGGTATCGGATTACGTCGACTTATCAATCAGTCAAATTGAAGAATGGAATCAAGGGGAGATAcacatcagggggagcatctaGGACACATGCATATTgtactttttttccttcaactagaatttttcccattgggttttcctatcaagattttaacaaggcaacataagcatacttAACACTAATCTAagcaaagttgtactcttttccCTCTGCCACGATTTTCTCCCACTAGGTTTTCCTAGTAATtgggcaactgatgttgatatgtgggcatcaaAGGGGGAGAGTTGTAAAAGCTGTGGGTTTGAATGCCCACATGGTTTAGCAAATTTGAGAATATAAAAACTCTATAGAGCAAGCATTTTCAAGTGATTGGAAGACGTAGCAactaatgtttgctttgttgGGTGCCATGAAATTGCTGTATTTCTATACGTGAACACATATCTAGTTTGTGAGTGGGCTTTATGCGGATTTGAGAGAAAATCAACATCTGCATATCCAACAAGATTCTGGTAATTTGCGGATTTCTCAAAGCAGAGGAGGCCCAAAACTGTTGTCTCATGAAGGTGTTGCAAAACATCTTTGACTCGCTTCTAATGCcaaattgttggagcagagctatacCTTACTAACAAGTTGACTGAAAAAGTTATATCTAATCTAATACATTATGCTAAATATAACAAAACACTTATTGCCCTCAAATATGGTAGTTCTGGGCCAAGGACCatctcatcattttcttttgggcGAAAtagatctttcttaatgtcaaGAGACTAAACGACCATTGGTGTGctgagtggataagccttgtccatgccaaatcacTTTAGGACAtattcaatgtaagctgattgatggaccaaaattccattagcacaatgctcgatctgcaggctagacaatattttgttttcccaagatctttcatttcaaattcgcttttcaaaTATTCAGCAGTCTTGTTGAGCTTTTCAAGAGTTCTAACTaagttcatgtcatcgacatatacatATACTGCTACTATAgcaaattcaaagtttgatttctaaataagcacacaagggCAAGTGACATTATTGGTATATTCTTCcttgatcaaatactcactgagacaaTTATACCACAGTTGTCCAAATTATTTTAGCCCATAtaatgatcgccttaatttgattaaGAGCATACCTTGTTTTGTTAGTCGTTTCAGGCAACTTAGGTCATTAtggaactttcatatagatATCGGTATCTAATTCTCTATATAGATATGCGGCGATGACATCTATAAGTTGCATATCAATTTTTTCTAAAAccaccaaacttattaagtaatggAATGTAATTTCATCCATTACATGAGGGTATGTCTCcccataatcaattccaggtctttgcgaaaaaccttgtgcaacgagtcgtgctttatattTTGTAATCTCATTGCGCTTTCttatgaatacccatttgtaacctacgGAGTTCACGCCAGGCAGAGTTTGGTCTACTGATCTAAAACCACTTCACCTTTCTAAGGACTTTAATTCTgtctggattgcatctttccacttaggccaatcttgtctttGTTTTTCGTTCATCGACAGAACGGTGCTCAATATCATCGTTTAAATGATTTTAGCAACTATTGGGAATGCGAACATGTCGTCGATCATTTTTTCATCTTGATTCCACAATTCATTATTACACGCTTAATTTATGGAGATTtgtttgctttcatgtacttctgtctctttAGGGATgtgtgtctcatcaaggacattttctttttttggaagtacaaaatcatgaattgtggatccgtcattcattttcttttcatgaatgatttcatttggatttagGCGTGCCTTCATCTTCCTCTTTCAAGGAGATGAATCTTTTGAACTTGGGGATCTACCACTTTTCAGGCATGCACTGGATGAATCATTTGGTGCCACTTtgttttgtccaacagggacatcgaTTCTTGCAAGCGCATTTGCTGCTGGTATGTGTGATTTGTCATTTTCTTTGCATCATCAAATGCATTTagcatttgattagcaatactttgaagatgaacgattgTTTTCACTTCATCTTTACATTGAGTGCTTCGTGGAACGAAATAAGACAAGGTAGGTACATCCCATgttatttctcttctttcttttggaaCAGTTTTTTCTCCTCCTAATGGTAGGAaaattgtctcatcaaagtgacaattcaCAAAACGAGTGGTAAAAATATCACACAACAAGGGTTCTAAATATTTAATGATAAATGGTGAATGAAAGCCCATATAAATTCCCAGTctgcgctgaggtcccattttagtacATTGTGGCGGtccaataggcacataaacaacATAACCAAAAAAATTCGGAAATGCGAAATGTTTGGCTGATACCCAAATACGAGTTGTACTAAGGAGTTTTGATGGTTGGCAATAGGCCTCAATCGAACTAATGATGCAATATGTAGGATGACATGTCCCTATATAGAATCtggtaattttgttttcatgagtaGAGAGCGATCTATTAATTGAAGCCACTTAATAGAtacttctgctaaaccattttgagtatggacatgaggaataGGGTGTTCAACAACAATGCCTAGTGTCgtgcaataatcatcaaaagtttgagatgtaaattcaccaccattatcaaGTTGGATCGACTTAATAAGATGgtctgggaactgtgctcgtAGTTTAATTATCTaagcaagaagtctcgcaaaagctacattttgAGTAAACAAGAGGCAAACATGTAACCATtgggtagatgcatcaaccaaaaccataaaatattgaaatggtccacaaggtggTTGGATAGGCCCACAAATATTcgttgaattctttgaaaaaaaGATGGGGTTTTAGCATCAATCTTTGATTGTGATGGCCTAactaccaacttcccttgagaacaagcctaGCAAGCGTTATCATTTAATATAGCAATATGtatgctcaataatggatgccCATTAGAGTTGGTAGTGATCCTACATATCTTGGTGGATCCTGGATTACTCAGAtagtcatgccaaagcatgtaaattTTGGATCAATGAACTTTTGGTTTATGACAGTATGTGCTTCAATTAtccttatgtatgtataatacaatccactcgatagACCACACAACTTCTCCAATttacgcttctgggtatcattggaggtactACATAGATATTCTacattatctttttgtttcaaTGTGTTATCCATTTAAACAtatatctttaaaactcaacaaatttcttgTAGATCGAGTAGCATGCAATGCATTTTGTatagacaatattgttccatttagTAACATGACCTGGGCTTTTCCTAAGCCTTTAATTACATCTAATGGGCATGGTATTGTTATTACCTTTGCTTTTGTAAGTATCAAGCTTGAGAAATATTTTCGATCTCCAAGTATTGTATGCGTGGTTGTGCTGTCTACAAGACAAATATCTTCGCCATTGTTCTTGTTTTGAGGACAATCGTATATTTATCCATGCTTTATGAGTAGAACAAttagagttaaaaaaaaatttatttataataaaaaggAAATTGCAATGCCactttttattgaattgaaatacaAGATTTAAACTACAAGTTCATTTAATAAAGCAAAAATACATTGAACATAAAATAATCTAAACAAACCGATAtacttcattccctctttctATAACAAAGTCTGAAACATCCAGATAGGTTGTGTTCAATTGACTTGATAAATCGAACATTGGATCAGATatatccattggtttagcctggtTGATGAAATTGGTTTCAACACTTTTTTCTTTGAGGGAGGCTTGACAAGGATCCACTAGATGTTTTAGGATATGGCATGTATGCACTGAGTGCtcattgccaccacacctatgggaAACTCCTTCATGATTTCTAGGTGCGTTATTTATATGAGGTTTACCCTTTTGGTGGTTTACATTTATGAAGCTCGAGCTTGGATTATGCCTTGGACCCATGTAAAACTAGACACCATGGTTCCTGCCTTTCACATTTCATCGCCCTCACTTATGGTCACGTCTTCGTCTGTAATTATTGCCACGAGATGAGGTGGTGTTTGCTTCAAGAGAAGCAtcattcacttctgggaatggCGCTGAACCAGTTGGTTGAGactgatgattttttattaggAGCTCATTGTTTTGTTCAGCCACCAGGAACACTGATATCAACTAGTTGCAGTAAAGTCTTGCTCTCTATACTGCTGTTGTAGGAGCACATTGGAGGCATGAAAAGTATTGAAAGTCTTTTTTAGCATATCTTCCTCAATGATAGTCTCCCCACAAAGTTTCATTTGGGAGCCAATTCTGAACATTGCAGAGTTATATTTAGCAATCGTCTTATAATCCTAGATTCTTAGGTGTGTCCACTCATAACAAGCTCTTGGGAGAATCACCGTTTTCTGGTGATTACACCTGTTCTTCAATGCATTCCAGAGAACCAGTGGGTCTTCAACTGTTAGGTACTCGCTCCTTAATCCTTCATCGAGGTGGCGACAAATCAAGATCATGGCTTTCGCTCGATCTTGAGAGGATGCATTCTTACCCTCCTTGATGGTGTCTCCAATATTTTCTGCCTCCAAATGGATATTGGCTTCCATTACCCACGTAAGATAATTTTTTTCAGTGATATCAagggcaacaaaatcaagatttcccaagttcgccattttcatttttttgaaaagaaaaatgagatgtgtaagaatTTGTAATAATATTGATTTTGGAGGGATGTAGTGTTAGAACTTCtagttcttacaaattttgcattttgatcttcaggccaaatTGATAAGCACTTgaaacttcaggctcgagatttacataaattagaca encodes:
- the LOC139195017 gene encoding uncharacterized protein, which encodes MANLGNLDFVALDITEKNYLTWVMEANIHLEAENIGDTIKEGKNASSQDRAKAMILICRHLDEGLRSEYLTVEDPLVLWNALKNRIGSQMKLCGETIIEEDMLKKTFNTFHASNVLLQQQYREQDFTATS